The Gammaproteobacteria bacterium genome has a segment encoding these proteins:
- a CDS encoding uroporphyrinogen-III synthase, with translation MNAAKPLPLRGRTIALPEKRELDLFARMLEERGATTLRCPLISIHDAPDAAPVNAWLERFNAGGMDDLILLTGEGLRRLLGFAERLGAKEAFVERLARVRTITRGPKPARELRKLGLKPALSATAPTTAGVIEALRQDDLRSRRIGVQCYGSDPNPALMTFLSEAGAQCDPVAPYVYASEAEDRQVIHLIEALGAGNIDVIAFTSGPQVKRVWQLAQEAGLQDALASGMARTRVAAVGPVVARALESRGVTVAMMPQSSFFMKPLVKAIVAALARD, from the coding sequence ATGAACGCCGCCAAGCCACTGCCCCTGCGGGGGCGCACCATTGCGCTGCCGGAAAAGCGCGAGCTGGATTTGTTCGCCCGCATGCTGGAGGAGCGGGGGGCCACCACGCTGCGCTGCCCTTTGATCAGCATTCACGACGCCCCCGACGCTGCGCCCGTCAATGCCTGGCTGGAGCGCTTCAATGCCGGCGGAATGGACGATTTGATTCTGCTCACCGGTGAGGGGCTGCGGCGCCTGCTGGGCTTTGCGGAACGCTTGGGCGCGAAGGAGGCATTTGTTGAGCGCCTGGCCCGGGTGCGCACCATCACCCGCGGTCCCAAGCCTGCGCGCGAGTTGCGCAAACTGGGCCTGAAGCCTGCTCTCAGCGCCACCGCCCCCACCACTGCCGGGGTGATCGAGGCGCTGCGGCAGGACGATCTCCGCAGCCGCCGGATCGGTGTGCAGTGCTACGGCAGCGATCCGAACCCGGCGCTGATGACGTTTTTGTCGGAGGCGGGTGCCCAGTGTGACCCGGTGGCGCCTTATGTCTATGCGTCCGAGGCGGAAGACCGGCAGGTCATCCACCTCATCGAAGCCCTGGGTGCCGGAAACATCGACGTCATCGCCTTTACCAGCGGCCCCCAGGTCAAGCGGGTATGGCAGCTGGCGCAAGAGGCGGGTTTGCAGGACGCACTGGCCAGCGGCATGGCCAGAACCCGGGTGGCGGCGGTGGGGCCGGTGGTGGCCCGGGCGCTTGAGAGCAGGGGCGTGACGGTTGCGATGATGCCACAGTCCAGCTTCTTCATGAAACCGCTGGTCAAGGCCATCGTGGCGGCACTTGCGCGGGACTGA
- a CDS encoding C4-dicarboxylate ABC transporter, which produces MRTFAVALCCLLLPLGAVQAKTFKIATIVPDGTRWMKEMKAGAEDIKMRTHGRVRFRFYPGGVMGNDKAVVRKMRVGQLSGGALTGGGLALIYPDAQVYSLPMAFTSHEEVDYVRGKMDARLIDALYQAGYVSFGFSDGGFAYLMSNAPLTTIADLAGHKVWVPEGDVFSQAAFEAVHVSPIPLPLADVLTGLQTGLIDTVASSPIGALALQWHTKVKYATDMPLMYLIGTIVLKRRDFDRLSPADQMVVREVMSKVFRRLDRLNREDNGRALAALKAQGITFVEPTPQARQAWREAVGAAVDKLVRQGTISRRITDTFYSYLNAYRHGQR; this is translated from the coding sequence ATGAGAACGTTCGCTGTTGCCTTGTGCTGTCTGCTGCTGCCCCTGGGCGCCGTGCAGGCCAAAACCTTCAAAATCGCCACCATTGTCCCGGACGGCACCCGCTGGATGAAGGAAATGAAGGCTGGGGCGGAGGACATCAAAATGCGCACCCATGGCCGGGTCAGGTTTCGCTTCTATCCCGGCGGCGTCATGGGCAACGACAAGGCCGTGGTGCGCAAAATGCGGGTGGGTCAGCTTAGCGGCGGGGCCCTCACCGGCGGCGGGCTGGCGCTGATTTATCCCGACGCCCAGGTGTACAGCCTGCCCATGGCTTTCACCTCGCACGAGGAAGTGGACTATGTGCGCGGCAAAATGGATGCCCGGCTCATCGATGCCCTGTATCAGGCCGGCTATGTCAGTTTCGGCTTCAGCGACGGCGGTTTCGCCTACCTCATGTCCAACGCGCCGCTGACCACCATCGCCGATCTGGCCGGCCACAAGGTGTGGGTACCTGAGGGTGATGTGTTCAGCCAGGCCGCCTTCGAGGCGGTTCACGTCTCACCCATCCCCCTGCCCCTGGCCGATGTGCTTACCGGCCTGCAGACCGGCCTGATCGACACCGTGGCGTCCTCCCCCATTGGCGCCCTTGCGCTGCAATGGCACACCAAGGTGAAGTACGCCACGGACATGCCCCTGATGTATCTGATTGGCACCATCGTGCTCAAGCGCAGGGATTTCGACCGCCTCAGCCCGGCCGACCAAATGGTGGTGCGGGAGGTGATGAGCAAGGTGTTCAGACGCCTGGACCGTCTCAACCGGGAGGACAACGGCCGGGCCCTGGCGGCCCTGAAAGCGCAGGGCATCACCTTCGTGGAGCCCACGCCGCAAGCCCGGCAGGCCTGGCGAGAGGCCGTCGGCGCTGCGGTGGACAAGCTGGTGCGTCAGGGCACGATCAGCAGACGTATCACTGACACCTTTTACAGCTATCTGAACGCTTACCGCCATGGCCAGCGTTAG
- the sufC gene encoding Fe-S cluster assembly ATPase SufC: MLSIKDLHAAVDGKPILKGINLEVNAGEVHAIMGPNGSGKSTLSNVLAGREGYEITAGEVIYKGANLLDLAPEERAREGIFLAFQYPVEIPGVSNIYLLKAAVNAVRKHRGEAELDAMDFLALVREKIKLVEMNEQFLHRAVNEGFSGGEKKRNEILQMALLEPSLAILDETDSGLDIDALKIVSEGINALRSPGRAFVLVTHYQRLLSYIEPDHVHVLAGGRIVKSGGADLAHELEQNGYGWIESGAAA, translated from the coding sequence ATGTTGAGCATTAAAGATCTTCACGCCGCGGTAGACGGCAAGCCCATACTCAAAGGCATCAATCTGGAAGTAAACGCCGGCGAGGTGCACGCCATCATGGGACCCAACGGCTCTGGCAAAAGCACACTGTCCAATGTGCTGGCGGGGCGTGAGGGCTATGAGATCACCGCCGGCGAAGTCATTTACAAAGGTGCGAATCTGTTGGACCTGGCACCGGAAGAGCGGGCGCGGGAAGGGATTTTTCTGGCCTTCCAATATCCCGTGGAGATTCCCGGGGTAAGCAACATTTATTTGCTCAAGGCCGCGGTCAACGCCGTGCGCAAACACCGGGGGGAGGCGGAGCTGGACGCCATGGATTTTCTTGCTCTGGTGCGGGAGAAGATCAAACTGGTGGAAATGAACGAGCAATTTTTGCACCGCGCGGTGAACGAAGGCTTCTCCGGCGGCGAAAAAAAACGCAACGAGATCCTGCAAATGGCCCTGCTGGAGCCATCCCTGGCGATTCTGGACGAGACCGATTCGGGGCTGGACATCGACGCCTTGAAAATCGTCTCCGAGGGCATCAACGCCCTGCGCAGCCCCGGACGTGCCTTTGTGCTGGTCACCCACTACCAACGCCTGCTCAGTTACATCGAGCCCGATCACGTGCACGTTTTGGCGGGCGGCCGCATCGTTAAGTCCGGTGGTGCCGACCTCGCCCATGAACTGGAGCAAAACGGTTACGGCTGGATCGAGTCCGGGGCTGCCGCATGA
- a CDS encoding SUF system Fe-S cluster assembly regulator: MLRVGKLTDYATVVMTHLACDPARLQSAAEIATELGLALPTVSKILKALLQHGLLVSHRGAKGGYTLARPPAEISVAAIIAAIEGPIALTECSDSDGLCDQERGCSVRGNWQRINRAVSAALEGVTLAELAEPGVQPLRFMRPGGSPV; the protein is encoded by the coding sequence ATGTTGCGCGTAGGTAAATTGACAGATTACGCCACGGTGGTGATGACGCATCTCGCGTGCGATCCTGCGCGCCTGCAAAGCGCCGCCGAGATTGCCACCGAGCTGGGGCTGGCCCTGCCCACGGTGAGCAAGATCCTAAAAGCCCTGTTGCAACACGGTCTGTTGGTGTCGCACCGCGGCGCCAAGGGCGGCTACACCCTGGCGCGGCCCCCGGCGGAGATTTCCGTGGCCGCCATCATCGCCGCCATCGAAGGCCCCATCGCCCTTACCGAATGCAGCGACAGTGACGGCCTGTGCGACCAGGAGCGTGGCTGTTCCGTGCGCGGCAACTGGCAGCGCATCAACCGTGCCGTCAGCGCGGCATTGGAAGGGGTGACGCTGGCCGAACTGGCGGAGCCCGGGGTGCAACCGCTGCGTTTCATGCGCCCAGGCGGAAGCCCGGTTTGA
- a CDS encoding cysteine desulfurase, with protein sequence MSSASTRPLAGHTYDVTRLREDFPILHQSVHGQPLVYLDNGATTQKPVAVIEAMAEYYRKDNANIHRGVHTLSQRATDAFEDAREKVRRFINAESDKEIIFVRSATEAINLVAQSYARPRLQAGDEILITEMEHHANIVPWQMVCEQTGARLQVVPINDKGELVLDDFHRLLSPRTRLVAVVQVSNSLGTVNPVAEIIEAAHAMAVPVLVDGAQAVPHTMVDVQALGCDFYTFSGHKMYGPTGIGVLYGKTGLLEAMPPYQGGGDMIRLVTFEKTEYNSLPYKFEAGTPHISGAIGLGVAIDYLDNIGLSNIAAHEDELLCYATGQAREIPGLKLIGTAAQKAGILSFVLETVHPHDIGTILDHEGVAIRTGHHCAMPVMQHFQVPATARASFGLYNTRADVDRLFAAVRKVIKVFG encoded by the coding sequence ATGAGCAGCGCATCCACCCGCCCCCTGGCCGGACACACTTATGACGTGACGCGCCTGCGCGAGGATTTTCCCATTCTGCACCAATCCGTGCACGGCCAGCCGCTGGTGTATCTGGACAACGGGGCAACCACGCAAAAACCCGTGGCGGTGATTGAAGCGATGGCCGAGTACTATCGCAAAGACAACGCCAACATCCACCGCGGCGTGCACACCTTGAGCCAGCGTGCCACCGACGCCTTCGAGGATGCGCGGGAGAAAGTGCGGCGTTTTATCAATGCCGAGAGTGACAAAGAAATCATCTTCGTGCGCAGCGCTACCGAGGCCATCAATTTGGTGGCGCAAAGCTATGCCCGGCCGCGGCTGCAAGCAGGCGATGAAATCCTCATCACCGAAATGGAACACCACGCCAACATCGTGCCCTGGCAAATGGTGTGCGAGCAGACCGGTGCCCGTTTGCAGGTGGTGCCCATCAATGACAAGGGCGAGCTGGTGCTGGACGACTTTCACCGCCTGCTGTCGCCGCGCACCAGGCTCGTTGCCGTGGTGCAGGTGTCCAATTCCCTGGGCACCGTCAACCCCGTGGCGGAGATCATCGAGGCTGCGCACGCGATGGCTGTGCCGGTGCTGGTCGATGGCGCCCAGGCGGTGCCGCACACCATGGTGGACGTGCAGGCCCTGGGCTGCGATTTTTACACTTTTTCCGGTCACAAGATGTATGGCCCCACTGGCATCGGCGTGCTCTATGGCAAAACCGGCTTGCTGGAGGCCATGCCCCCTTACCAGGGGGGCGGCGACATGATCCGGCTGGTCACGTTCGAGAAAACCGAATACAACAGCCTGCCCTATAAATTCGAAGCGGGCACGCCCCACATCAGCGGTGCCATCGGCTTAGGGGTGGCCATCGACTATCTGGACAACATCGGCCTGAGCAACATCGCCGCTCACGAAGACGAGTTGCTCTGCTACGCCACCGGGCAGGCGCGGGAAATTCCCGGTTTGAAACTTATTGGCACGGCGGCGCAAAAAGCGGGGATTTTGTCTTTCGTGCTGGAGACAGTGCATCCCCACGACATCGGCACCATCCTCGACCACGAAGGGGTGGCCATCCGTACCGGCCATCACTGTGCCATGCCGGTGATGCAGCATTTCCAGGTGCCCGCCACCGCCCGCGCCTCGTTCGGCTTGTACAACACCCGCGCGGACGTGGACCGATTGTTTGCCGCCGTGCGCAAGGTCATCAAGGTGTTTGGCTGA
- the sufB gene encoding Fe-S cluster assembly protein SufB, with protein MTKNQPIDALVGREYDAGFVTDIESDTFPPGLDEDVIRALSAKKNEPEFLLQWRLKAYHHWLEMREPHWAHLHYPPIDYQALSYYSAPKSKKDGPKSLDEVDPELLKTYEKLGIPLHERERLAGVAVDAVFDSVSVATTFKDKLAEKGVIFCPFSEAVRHYPELIEKYLGTVVPPGDNFFAALNSAVFSDGSFVYVPKGVRCPMELSTYFRINAASTGQFERTLIVADEGSYVSYLEGCTAPMRDENQLHAAVVELVAMAGAQIKYSTVQNWYPGDENGRGGIYNFVTKRGHCKGARAKISWTQVETGSAITWKYPSCILEGDGSVGEFYSVALANNYQQADTGTKMIHIGRNTRSTIVSKGISAGHGQNAYRGLVKILPSAAGARNHTQCDSLLMGDQCGAHTFPYVEVKNPTAKVEHEATTSKISADQLFYCRQRGLSAEDAVSLIVNGFCKEVIKELPMEFAVEAQNLLGVSLEGSVG; from the coding sequence ATGACCAAAAACCAACCCATCGACGCCCTGGTGGGGCGTGAATATGACGCCGGTTTTGTCACCGACATCGAGTCCGACACCTTCCCCCCCGGCCTCGATGAAGACGTGATCCGCGCCCTCTCGGCCAAGAAAAATGAACCGGAATTTTTGCTGCAGTGGCGGCTGAAGGCTTATCACCACTGGCTGGAAATGCGCGAACCCCACTGGGCCCACCTGCACTATCCGCCCATCGACTATCAGGCGCTGAGCTATTACTCCGCACCCAAAAGCAAAAAAGACGGTCCCAAAAGCCTGGACGAAGTGGACCCTGAGTTGCTCAAAACCTATGAGAAACTGGGCATTCCCCTGCACGAACGCGAACGCCTGGCGGGGGTGGCGGTGGATGCGGTGTTCGACTCCGTATCCGTGGCAACCACATTCAAAGACAAGCTGGCGGAAAAAGGCGTGATTTTCTGCCCCTTCTCCGAGGCCGTGCGCCACTACCCTGAGCTGATCGAGAAATACCTGGGCACAGTGGTGCCCCCGGGTGACAATTTCTTCGCTGCGCTCAATTCCGCGGTGTTCTCCGACGGTTCGTTTGTGTACGTCCCCAAGGGCGTGCGCTGTCCCATGGAGTTGTCCACTTATTTTCGCATCAACGCTGCCAGCACGGGCCAGTTTGAACGCACTTTGATCGTGGCCGACGAGGGCAGCTATGTGAGTTATCTCGAAGGCTGCACCGCACCCATGCGCGATGAAAACCAGTTGCATGCCGCGGTGGTGGAGCTGGTGGCCATGGCAGGGGCGCAGATCAAATATTCCACGGTGCAAAACTGGTATCCCGGCGACGAAAACGGCCGCGGCGGCATTTACAACTTCGTCACCAAACGCGGCCACTGCAAAGGCGCGCGCGCCAAAATTTCCTGGACCCAGGTGGAGACCGGCTCCGCCATCACCTGGAAATACCCCAGTTGCATTTTGGAAGGCGACGGCTCCGTGGGCGAATTCTACTCGGTGGCCCTGGCCAACAATTATCAGCAGGCCGACACCGGCACCAAGATGATTCACATCGGCAGGAACACCCGCTCGACCATTGTCTCCAAAGGTATCTCCGCCGGCCACGGCCAGAACGCTTATCGCGGTTTGGTGAAAATCCTGCCCTCTGCGGCGGGTGCACGCAATCACACCCAGTGCGACTCTCTGCTCATGGGCGACCAATGCGGCGCCCACACCTTTCCCTACGTGGAAGTGAAAAACCCCACGGCGAAAGTGGAGCACGAAGCCACCACCTCCAAAATCAGCGCAGACCAGTTGTTCTACTGCAGGCAGCGGGGCTTGTCCGCGGAAGACGCCGTGTCCCTGATCGTCAACGGCTTTTGCAAGGAAGTCATCAAAGAACTGCCCATGGAATTCGCGGTGGAAGCGCAGAACCTCTTGGGAGTGAGTCTGGAAGGCAGCGTGGGATGA
- a CDS encoding TRAP transporter large permease subunit yields MLIASLALLVAALLGAPLFAVIGASALLGFYSAGIDLSVVAIEIYRLAEMPVLLAIPLFTFAGYVLSESGAPHRLVRLTQALLGWLPGGLAMVALVACALFTAFTGASGVTIVALGALLFPALMQTGYRERFSLGLITTSGSLGVLFAPSLPLILYGVVAQQLGTGEPFTIDDLFLAGLLPGILMIALLSAWSYWQGRRLPLPDRSLLEAKEAVIEARWELPLPFIVLGGIYSGYFAVSEAAAVTALYVLVVEFLVYRDIPLKRLPHIIRQSMILVGAVLVILGVSLASTNYLIDAEVPTRLFETIKAHISSPLTFLLLLNVFLLVLGMMLDIFSALMIMVPLLLPVAVGYGIDPVHLGVIFLANMQIGYFTPPVGMNLFIASYRFEKSILTLYRATLPFFVILLLAVLIITYWPALSLTLPGR; encoded by the coding sequence ATGCTGATCGCTTCGCTCGCCCTGCTGGTGGCGGCCCTGTTGGGCGCGCCCTTGTTTGCCGTGATCGGCGCCAGTGCCCTGCTGGGTTTTTATTCCGCCGGTATCGACCTTTCCGTGGTCGCCATCGAAATCTACCGCCTGGCGGAGATGCCGGTGTTGCTGGCCATTCCCTTGTTCACCTTCGCCGGCTATGTGCTGAGCGAAAGCGGTGCGCCGCACCGCCTGGTGCGGCTCACCCAGGCTCTGCTCGGCTGGCTGCCGGGAGGGCTGGCCATGGTGGCCCTGGTGGCCTGCGCCTTGTTCACCGCCTTTACCGGCGCTTCCGGCGTCACCATCGTCGCCTTGGGCGCGCTGCTCTTTCCCGCCTTGATGCAGACCGGCTACCGCGAACGCTTCAGCCTGGGTTTGATCACCACCTCGGGCAGCCTGGGTGTGCTGTTCGCACCGTCCCTGCCCTTGATTCTCTACGGGGTGGTGGCGCAGCAACTGGGCACCGGCGAGCCTTTCACCATCGACGATTTGTTTCTCGCGGGCCTGTTGCCGGGCATCTTGATGATTGCCCTGCTCAGCGCCTGGAGCTACTGGCAGGGCCGGCGCCTGCCCCTGCCGGACCGGTCCCTGCTGGAAGCCAAAGAAGCCGTCATCGAGGCGCGCTGGGAACTGCCTCTCCCGTTCATTGTGCTCGGCGGCATCTACAGCGGTTATTTCGCCGTCTCGGAAGCGGCGGCCGTGACCGCCCTTTACGTGCTGGTGGTGGAATTCCTGGTCTACCGGGACATTCCGCTGAAGCGCCTGCCCCACATCATTCGCCAGTCCATGATCCTGGTGGGTGCCGTGTTGGTGATACTGGGCGTGTCCCTGGCTTCCACCAATTACCTCATCGACGCCGAGGTGCCCACCCGCCTGTTTGAAACCATCAAGGCACACATCAGCAGTCCTTTGACCTTTCTGCTGCTGCTGAATGTGTTTCTGCTGGTACTGGGGATGATGCTGGATATATTTTCGGCCCTGATGATCATGGTGCCATTGCTGTTGCCTGTCGCTGTGGGCTACGGCATCGACCCGGTGCATCTCGGCGTCATCTTTCTGGCCAATATGCAGATCGGCTACTTCACCCCCCCCGTGGGCATGAACTTGTTTATCGCGAGCTACCGCTTTGAAAAATCCATCCTCACCCTGTACCGCGCCACCCTGCCTTTTTTTGTCATTCTGTTGCTGGCCGTACTCATCATCACCTACTGGCCGGCCTTGAGCCTGACGCTGCCGGGGCGGTGA
- the sufD gene encoding Fe-S cluster assembly protein SufD, producing MNALDQAADHFTAEYHRVAAGLPGASLPWLVRLREEGLAAFRFPTPQDEDWKYTRTQVLARRGFVFDPEAGGTLDVARLDSLLPAEMPCHRVVFVNGRWRPELSDLSGLSGGVSVCGLAEALATRPDQVAATLGCIADARRHPFVALNNAFNADGVVIQVAPGVVLGMAIHVLLLVTPEHGGKVSHPRIVVDAGTRSEATLIETYAADSTVASWTNTVTEIRLQDKACLKHYRFEDESAKAFHTAGVHVDQARDSRYDACTFTAGGLLARSDVDVRLNAPGAECTLNGLYLAGGRQHMDHHTRVDHLQPHCRSNELYKGVLDGHGRGVFNGKTIVHPQAQKSDARQANHNLLLSEHAEADTRPELEIYADDVKCAHGATVGQLNGDALFYLRARGLSLDDARAALTYGFCREIVDTVELPALRDHWRKIVLARLPGEARIEEES from the coding sequence ATGAATGCCCTAGACCAGGCCGCTGACCATTTCACGGCAGAATACCACCGCGTCGCCGCCGGCTTGCCGGGCGCAAGCCTGCCATGGCTGGTGCGGCTGCGCGAAGAAGGTCTGGCCGCTTTTCGTTTTCCCACACCGCAGGATGAAGACTGGAAGTACACCCGCACCCAGGTCTTGGCGCGGCGCGGTTTCGTGTTTGATCCCGAGGCCGGCGGTACTTTGGACGTGGCGCGGCTGGACTCGCTGTTGCCAGCGGAGATGCCGTGCCACCGGGTGGTTTTCGTCAACGGCCGCTGGCGTCCCGAGCTGTCTGATCTCAGCGGCCTGTCCGGAGGGGTGAGCGTGTGCGGCCTGGCCGAGGCTCTGGCGACCCGGCCGGACCAGGTGGCAGCAACCCTGGGATGCATCGCTGACGCCCGGCGCCATCCTTTCGTGGCGCTGAACAATGCCTTTAACGCCGACGGTGTTGTCATACAAGTGGCACCGGGCGTTGTGCTCGGCATGGCCATCCATGTGCTGTTGCTTGTCACCCCCGAGCACGGCGGCAAAGTGAGTCATCCGCGCATTGTTGTGGACGCAGGCACGCGCAGCGAAGCCACGTTGATCGAAACATACGCTGCCGACAGCACCGTGGCGAGCTGGACCAACACCGTCACCGAAATCCGCTTGCAGGACAAGGCCTGCTTGAAACACTACCGGTTCGAAGATGAAAGCGCCAAGGCCTTTCACACGGCCGGCGTGCATGTGGACCAGGCCCGCGACAGCCGCTACGACGCCTGCACCTTCACCGCCGGCGGCCTGCTGGCCCGCAGCGATGTGGATGTGCGCCTGAATGCTCCCGGCGCCGAATGTACTTTGAACGGTTTGTATCTGGCGGGCGGCCGCCAGCACATGGATCATCACACCCGGGTCGATCATTTGCAGCCCCATTGCCGCAGCAATGAGTTGTACAAAGGTGTGCTGGACGGCCATGGCCGCGGCGTGTTCAACGGCAAGACCATTGTTCATCCGCAGGCGCAAAAAAGCGATGCGCGTCAGGCCAACCACAACCTGCTTTTGTCCGAGCACGCCGAAGCGGACACCAGGCCCGAGCTGGAAATCTACGCCGACGATGTGAAATGCGCCCACGGTGCCACCGTCGGTCAGCTGAACGGCGACGCTTTGTTTTATTTGCGCGCCCGCGGCCTGTCACTGGACGATGCCCGCGCCGCGCTGACCTACGGGTTCTGCCGCGAGATTGTCGATACCGTGGAATTGCCGGCCCTGCGCGACCACTGGCGCAAAATCGTCCTGGCCCGCCTGCCGGGTGAGGCCCGCATCGAGGAAGAATCATGA
- a CDS encoding TRAP transporter small permease — protein MSRLTRLSTWLENALITLLLIAVIVVATGQIVMRNAWDAGTAWSEPFLRVTVLWLGMIGALAATRGGNHIRIDVLSRFLPDGGKRAAVLITNLFSALVCGLIAWHAARFVFMEKADGVIAFAGVPAWVCEAIIPIGFALMGVRYAGFFLLGVCCPVHCQNVEAADREAGQGGDGQRR, from the coding sequence CTGAGCCGCCTCACCCGCCTCAGCACCTGGCTGGAAAACGCGCTGATCACACTGCTGCTGATCGCCGTCATTGTGGTCGCCACCGGGCAAATCGTGATGCGAAACGCCTGGGATGCGGGCACGGCCTGGAGCGAACCCTTCCTGCGCGTCACCGTGTTGTGGTTGGGAATGATCGGCGCCCTGGCGGCCACCCGCGGCGGAAACCACATCCGTATCGACGTTTTGTCCCGCTTCCTGCCGGATGGCGGCAAACGCGCCGCCGTCTTGATCACCAACTTGTTCAGCGCCCTGGTCTGCGGCCTGATCGCCTGGCACGCGGCCCGCTTCGTGTTCATGGAAAAGGCCGACGGCGTTATCGCCTTTGCCGGCGTGCCCGCCTGGGTGTGCGAAGCCATCATTCCCATCGGCTTCGCCCTCATGGGGGTGCGCTACGCGGGGTTTTTCCTGTTGGGTGTGTGCTGCCCTGTCCACTGCCAGAACGTGGAAGCGGCGGACCGCGAGGCCGGTCAGGGTGGTGACGGTCAGCGCCGGTGA
- a CDS encoding SUF system NifU family Fe-S cluster assembly protein, giving the protein MMSDLRELYQEVIFDHNRNPRNRGRMEDANRRAVGHNPLCGDDIVLYLKVDGDVIEDVKFEGQGCAISTASASLMSERLKGMNIKDAEALFHRFHRAVTQDGDVGGLGKLSVLAGVRDYPARVKCATLAWHTLEAALKNTGETVTTE; this is encoded by the coding sequence CTGATGTCCGACTTGCGCGAACTCTACCAGGAGGTCATCTTCGACCACAACCGCAACCCCCGCAACCGCGGCCGCATGGAGGACGCCAATCGCCGCGCCGTGGGTCACAACCCCCTGTGTGGCGACGACATTGTTTTGTATCTCAAGGTGGACGGCGATGTGATTGAAGACGTGAAGTTCGAAGGGCAGGGCTGCGCCATTTCCACCGCCTCGGCCTCGCTCATGAGCGAACGCCTCAAGGGCATGAACATCAAAGACGCCGAAGCCCTGTTTCATCGTTTCCACCGGGCCGTGACCCAGGACGGGGATGTGGGCGGGCTGGGCAAGCTCAGCGTGCTGGCCGGCGTGCGTGACTACCCGGCGCGGGTCAAATGCGCCACCCTGGCCTGGCACACTCTGGAAGCGGCGCTGAAAAACACCGGTGAGACGGTGACGACGGAATGA